CATTCAAGAAAATAACGATAAATATCAAGAAAGTCGGCCCCTTTGGTAACTTTATCGAGCGCCACCACCCGGTTGGTGATTTTACGCATCCGCCCCGGATAGGATGAAAAAGTGACGACTTCGGTCAAAACGGCAAGCCCTTCCTGAATGACGCTGCAGGAAGGAGAACCTTTGGAGAGGAAAAAACAATACGGTTGGGAGGCGCCATTTAAAGTCGTTCCCACATGAACCCAGCCTTCATGCACTTCCAAATATTTAAGATCACGATCGCTGAAAATTACCCGCTGATTTAATTTAATGGTATCGGCACCGGCAGAGGCATCCGCGACCATGTCATCACTGACCATCACCGTCAGCCTGTCTGGATGCTGATTGAAAAAGGCACTTAAGCGCGTTTGTAATAATTGCTGCGCTTCTTCAGCACTGTAGCGTTTGACATCGGCATCCGACTGCAATTGCACATCCAGGGCGGTGAGAATATCAAAGAGCAAAGCACCCAGTTCCGATAAACGTGGTCCGCCGACGTAAAATGCATCATCGGGGCTGCCATACAATTCCCTGGCAATTTCACAAAAGGTGGGAGTCCCGCGAGCATCGAGCATTTGCAACGCGCGGATGTATTCATCGCACTGACGCTTAATAAGACGCGTCACCGGGGAATACTGGCCAAGCTGGTTCTGAGCGTCGCGCAGAATCAAACGAAATTCTTCTATTTTTTCATTAGCATCAAACGGCAACGGCCTTTTTTGATAATACGCTTCATCGACCGCGGGCAGTTTTTTGCCTTT
This genomic interval from Legionella oakridgensis ATCC 33761 = DSM 21215 contains the following:
- a CDS encoding flavohemoglobin expression-modulating QEGLA motif protein, producing the protein MSERETEFAVIQELSRRIVEAQSKIRILDFIKWDDAIREDFFQHKGKKLPAVDEAYYQKRPLPFDANEKIEEFRLILRDAQNQLGQYSPVTRLIKRQCDEYIRALQMLDARGTPTFCEIARELYGSPDDAFYVGGPRLSELGALLFDILTALDVQLQSDADVKRYSAEEAQQLLQTRLSAFFNQHPDRLTVMVSDDMVADASAGADTIKLNQRVIFSDRDLKYLEVHEGWVHVGTTLNGASQPYCFFLSKGSPSCSVIQEGLAVLTEVVTFSSYPGRMRKITNRVVALDKVTKGADFLDIYRYFLECGFNEDDSYKQSVRVFRGSTPTGGPFTKDLSYAKGFVLIYNFIRFAISQHRIDAIPLLFTGKVVLDDLPLLGELKEHGLLTDPVYLPPQFRDLAALSAWMSFSLYLNKFDLNEIQKNFKFLLV